A region of Beijerinckia sp. 28-YEA-48 DNA encodes the following proteins:
- a CDS encoding DUF2213 domain-containing protein, giving the protein MHLTDRVPLGDVRETVDGYLVGDAKIARAGVQIYAGHEVGQPNRERVRVWRPEAEVFSAAAMTSFAHRPVTDDHPDEPVSALNWKRHAVGMTGDQVARDGGFIRVPMILMDRAAISAVRGGKRELSCGYSCDLRFETGTTPEGEPYDAVQRNIRGNHLAIVAMGRAGAACRLGDGQERQSEEEDLMKLQRVILDGGTVDLPEVAAIAVAALRDGLEEARRTLALHDKALASRDAEIEKLRATQIDPARFDALVTERAELIGRARAIVADLDVNGLDASAIRRVVVTRVLGDGAVANRSDDYVEARFDLIGERTGDPVRPVISNGIQSDASTVGKAHRGMVDFVQSAWKAPSQKGAA; this is encoded by the coding sequence ATGCATCTGACAGACAGAGTGCCGCTCGGCGACGTGCGGGAGACGGTGGACGGCTATCTGGTCGGCGACGCCAAAATCGCGCGGGCCGGCGTGCAGATCTATGCTGGCCACGAGGTCGGGCAGCCGAACCGTGAACGGGTTCGTGTCTGGCGGCCGGAGGCGGAAGTGTTTTCGGCTGCCGCCATGACCTCTTTCGCGCACCGGCCGGTCACTGACGATCATCCCGATGAGCCCGTGTCGGCGTTGAATTGGAAGCGCCATGCGGTCGGCATGACCGGCGACCAGGTGGCGCGCGACGGTGGTTTCATCCGCGTGCCGATGATCCTGATGGACCGGGCGGCGATATCAGCTGTGCGCGGCGGTAAGCGCGAACTCTCCTGCGGCTATTCCTGCGATCTGCGGTTCGAGACAGGCACGACGCCGGAAGGCGAACCCTATGACGCGGTTCAGCGCAACATCAGAGGCAACCATCTCGCGATCGTCGCCATGGGTCGGGCGGGTGCTGCCTGCCGGCTCGGCGACGGACAGGAGCGGCAATCGGAAGAAGAGGATCTGATGAAATTACAAAGGGTGATCCTTGACGGCGGTACCGTCGACCTGCCGGAGGTCGCAGCAATCGCTGTGGCCGCTCTTCGGGACGGGCTTGAGGAGGCACGGCGCACCTTGGCGCTGCATGACAAAGCGCTGGCCTCGCGCGATGCCGAGATCGAGAAGCTGCGCGCCACACAGATTGATCCGGCGCGCTTCGACGCGCTCGTCACTGAACGGGCTGAACTGATCGGGCGCGCTCGCGCCATCGTCGCCGACCTTGACGTCAATGGCCTTGATGCGTCCGCCATCCGTCGCGTCGTGGTGACGCGGGTGTTGGGCGATGGCGCGGTGGCGAACCGATCCGACGACTATGTCGAGGCACGCTTCGATCTTATCGGCGAGCGAACTGGAGATCCGGTTCGTCCCGTCATTTCCAATGGCATCCAGAGTGATGCTTCCACCGTCGGCAAGGCCCATCGCGGCATGGTCGATTTTGTTCAGAGCGCCTGGAAGGCGCCATCGCAGAAGGGAGCGGCTTGA
- a CDS encoding DUF2190 family protein: protein MPAVQTTYTAVHAAAVEGMIANSEPTIIVSKIVEDAEGVGFGKVCVQGDQDNTVTDAEAAKKFVGIAVLDPTQAGDTYAQNATVAVMKKGVIWVQASVAVAMNDPVYFVPATGVLTNVAASNTLIANASWDSSAAGAGLAKLRLA from the coding sequence ATGCCCGCAGTTCAAACCACTTATACCGCCGTCCATGCCGCCGCAGTTGAAGGCATGATCGCCAATTCGGAACCGACCATCATCGTCTCGAAGATCGTCGAGGATGCGGAAGGCGTCGGCTTTGGTAAGGTCTGCGTGCAGGGCGACCAGGACAATACGGTGACCGATGCGGAAGCGGCGAAGAAATTCGTCGGCATTGCGGTACTTGATCCGACGCAGGCCGGCGATACTTATGCTCAGAACGCCACCGTCGCGGTGATGAAGAAGGGCGTGATCTGGGTCCAGGCCTCGGTCGCTGTCGCTATGAACGACCCGGTCTATTTCGTGCCGGCGACCGGCGTGCTCACCAATGTCGCCGCGTCCAACACGCTGATCGCCAATGCAAGCTGGGACTCTTCGGCTGCTGGCGCTGGCCTGGCCAAGCTCCGCCTCGCCTAA
- a CDS encoding major capsid family protein, whose amino-acid sequence MHILDAPQKALAFLVAQAALIEPTIYEARYQDIQYPALLPVDISAPEWISSVTYFSMDGVGKADWFSGKAQDVAHVELTREKFETTVAMAAIGYRYDLDELGKAQLLGMNLSADKANLARRVAEEKIEQVAFAGDTAKGFTGLVNATTPTATTAPADGTGSATTFASKSPDLVLRDINAQLTGIASGTLGRDLADTLLLPYTVLLDLSTRRLDMVSPTTILDWIERNNIYTRSTGQPLTVRGMFGFLDTVGAGATKRMVAYRRLPEVVKLHMPMPFRFLPAWQAGPMLFEVPGIFRLGGVDIRRPKSVRYLDGI is encoded by the coding sequence ATGCATATTCTCGACGCGCCGCAGAAAGCGCTGGCCTTTCTCGTCGCCCAGGCGGCACTGATCGAGCCGACCATCTATGAGGCGCGTTATCAGGACATCCAATATCCGGCGCTGCTTCCCGTCGATATTTCGGCACCGGAGTGGATCAGTTCGGTCACCTATTTCTCCATGGACGGTGTTGGCAAGGCGGATTGGTTTTCCGGCAAGGCACAGGACGTGGCGCATGTGGAGCTGACGCGCGAAAAATTCGAGACGACGGTGGCGATGGCCGCCATCGGCTATCGCTATGATCTCGATGAACTCGGCAAGGCGCAATTGCTGGGCATGAATCTCTCCGCCGATAAGGCCAATCTCGCCCGCCGTGTTGCCGAGGAGAAGATCGAGCAAGTGGCTTTCGCTGGCGACACGGCCAAGGGCTTCACGGGCCTCGTCAATGCCACAACGCCGACGGCGACGACAGCGCCAGCTGACGGCACCGGGTCGGCCACCACCTTCGCGTCGAAATCACCGGATCTGGTGTTGCGCGACATCAATGCGCAACTCACCGGCATCGCCAGCGGCACATTGGGGCGTGATCTCGCCGACACGTTGCTCTTACCTTACACGGTGCTGCTCGATCTTTCGACGCGCCGGCTCGACATGGTCAGCCCGACGACGATCCTTGATTGGATCGAGCGCAACAATATCTATACCCGCTCCACCGGGCAGCCGCTTACCGTGCGCGGCATGTTTGGCTTTCTCGACACAGTGGGGGCTGGTGCCACCAAACGTATGGTCGCTTATCGCCGCTTGCCGGAGGTGGTCAAGCTGCATATGCCGATGCCCTTCCGCTTCCTGCCGGCCTGGCAGGCGGGGCCGATGCTGTTCGAGGTGCCGGGCATTTTCCGCCTCGGCGGCGTCGATATTCGCCGGCCGAAGTCAGTGCGCTATCTCGACGGCATCTGA
- a CDS encoding DUF4870 domain-containing protein, whose product MTDSTEVAETSVKPRTWALIVWGLYLASYVTFFLTYLVGLVIAYMKRKDLEGTPFASHMRSAISTFWISLGVAIVGVITALALIGYVILFLLAVWHLYRVIRGLVRAADSKPY is encoded by the coding sequence GTGACAGACAGTACTGAAGTGGCCGAAACGTCGGTCAAGCCGAGAACATGGGCGTTGATTGTTTGGGGCCTGTATCTCGCCTCTTATGTGACGTTCTTTCTGACCTATCTGGTCGGACTGGTCATTGCCTATATGAAGCGGAAAGATCTGGAAGGCACACCGTTCGCATCGCATATGCGGTCGGCAATCAGCACATTTTGGATCAGCCTCGGCGTCGCTATCGTCGGTGTCATCACGGCACTTGCTCTGATCGGCTATGTCATCTTGTTCCTTCTGGCGGTTTGGCACTTGTATCGCGTCATCCGCGGCCTCGTCCGCGCTGCCGACAGCAAGCCCTACTAA
- a CDS encoding DUF4054 domain-containing protein: MPLPFISAADLAARYPAFAGVDPALVTLVLDEARSAVADTWIAADQKPALLAYTAHRLALEGHDGGLGDGGGHSVPIGEETMSVSGPVETVEVGDTKVKFADANGATMPGAAAVTGSGFEATIYGRYYLELLRRSQPAVWVA, translated from the coding sequence ATGCCGCTGCCTTTCATCAGCGCCGCCGATCTAGCGGCGCGCTATCCGGCCTTTGCCGGCGTCGATCCGGCTTTGGTCACGCTGGTCCTCGACGAAGCCCGTTCAGCGGTCGCCGACACTTGGATTGCAGCCGATCAAAAGCCGGCGTTATTGGCCTATACGGCGCATCGATTGGCGCTGGAAGGCCATGACGGTGGCCTGGGTGATGGCGGTGGCCATAGCGTACCCATCGGCGAAGAGACGATGAGCGTCTCTGGGCCGGTGGAGACGGTGGAGGTTGGCGACACCAAGGTGAAGTTTGCCGATGCGAATGGCGCGACCATGCCGGGCGCTGCCGCCGTCACGGGCAGCGGCTTCGAGGCCACCATATATGGCCGCTATTATCTCGAACTGCTGCGCCGCTCGCAGCCGGCGGTGTGGGTCGCATGA
- a CDS encoding phage protein, producing MAQDSAPFGTYSMDNVALHIDGARVTGFGDGDDVINIERNTDLGTPQIGADGASVLSISADRSAKLTLKLLQTSPMNQFLQNKVARMRAGGLTALTFPVGFVDMSNGESGGCTQALVMQEGMPQKGKNASEREWVLFCPCWEPGSVDVVRG from the coding sequence ATGGCCCAGGATAGCGCGCCGTTTGGCACGTATAGTATGGACAATGTGGCGCTGCACATCGATGGCGCCCGCGTCACCGGCTTTGGCGATGGCGACGATGTCATCAACATCGAGCGCAACACCGATCTCGGCACGCCGCAGATCGGCGCCGATGGCGCTTCGGTGCTGTCGATCTCGGCCGATCGCAGCGCCAAGCTCACCTTGAAACTTTTACAGACCAGCCCGATGAACCAGTTTCTGCAGAACAAAGTGGCGCGCATGCGCGCCGGCGGCCTGACGGCGCTGACCTTTCCCGTCGGCTTCGTCGACATGTCGAACGGCGAAAGCGGCGGCTGCACCCAGGCCCTCGTCATGCAGGAAGGCATGCCGCAGAAGGGCAAGAACGCGAGCGAGCGCGAATGGGTGCTGTTCTGCCCTTGCTGGGAACCGGGCAGCGTTGACGTGGTGAGGGGCTGA
- a CDS encoding phage tail assembly chaperone yields MAEKRIGKHVYKFDEICGWDAFDLADLAVEILVPFADIIESMVKNDKASAPEGEAAFVRAFSLAIRNRNTPAIRQIMERLLADCRVDGEPVVVGVKPATLDEIIAVSAFAAEVQFSRFFAAGALNKVLQQVGKAS; encoded by the coding sequence ATGGCTGAGAAGCGGATTGGGAAACACGTTTATAAGTTCGATGAAATCTGCGGCTGGGACGCGTTCGATCTGGCCGATCTGGCCGTAGAAATTCTGGTGCCTTTCGCCGATATCATCGAGTCCATGGTGAAGAACGACAAGGCCTCCGCCCCGGAGGGGGAGGCCGCCTTCGTGCGCGCCTTCTCGCTGGCGATCCGCAATCGCAACACCCCGGCGATCCGGCAAATCATGGAGCGTCTGCTCGCCGATTGCCGGGTCGATGGCGAACCGGTGGTGGTGGGCGTGAAGCCGGCGACCTTGGACGAGATCATCGCCGTCAGCGCCTTTGCGGCGGAGGTGCAGTTCTCCCGTTTTTTCGCCGCCGGCGCGCTCAACAAAGTGCTTCAGCAGGTGGGGAAAGCCTCCTGA
- a CDS encoding phage baseplate protein, translating to MPCVILRDIGGVVVDVVLKESIEAAMEVPEHPVESGAKIADHAWRTPTSASLECVSLDVMGTYEALFAVMKEAEPFSIVTGFTVLDNMLINKLAHEREPATGQVLKFTCSLKEVIRVSSQRTQASGGGSKRSGTPGPGSDPRGQRQNNRGQVQALDMTGASQTLAGPPRAFA from the coding sequence ATGCCCTGCGTCATCTTGCGTGACATTGGCGGCGTCGTGGTCGATGTCGTGCTGAAAGAGAGCATCGAGGCGGCCATGGAAGTACCGGAACATCCGGTCGAGAGTGGCGCCAAAATCGCCGATCATGCGTGGCGGACGCCGACTTCGGCGAGCCTGGAATGTGTCAGCCTCGACGTGATGGGCACCTATGAAGCCCTCTTCGCCGTGATGAAAGAGGCCGAGCCGTTTTCCATCGTCACTGGCTTCACCGTTCTCGACAATATGCTGATCAACAAGCTGGCGCACGAGCGTGAGCCGGCCACGGGGCAGGTGCTCAAGTTCACCTGTTCCTTGAAGGAAGTGATCCGCGTTTCCTCGCAACGCACGCAGGCAAGCGGTGGCGGCAGCAAACGCAGCGGCACCCCAGGGCCTGGCAGCGATCCGCGTGGTCAGCGCCAGAACAATCGTGGCCAGGTGCAGGCGCTGGATATGACGGGTGCCTCTCAGACACTCGCTGGACCGCCGCGCGCCTTTGCCTGA
- a CDS encoding Gp138 family membrane-puncturing spike protein → MAGYQGTGTRFDEHESLGAMIEAERREHNGPTLGKVIAYDAKRQKATIQPLLTQSFDGVKLRAPELQEVPVQVPRAGGLVLHKPLKAGDEVMLHFAGRSMDGAWDDGSDVDRHPGRMSDLSDAYAVPTSTSKSKEMANLPGDRLHIGTEDGQSGFQMKDDGSFDIKKGGDTFLSIFVDFLKAYKDHKHGGVPMDPPDIEKANLLLQRAQAMKAS, encoded by the coding sequence ATGGCAGGCTATCAGGGAACCGGCACGCGCTTCGACGAGCATGAAAGCCTCGGCGCGATGATTGAGGCGGAGCGGCGCGAGCACAATGGGCCGACGCTGGGCAAGGTCATCGCCTACGACGCCAAGCGTCAGAAGGCGACCATTCAGCCGCTGCTGACGCAAAGTTTCGACGGCGTGAAACTACGGGCGCCGGAATTGCAGGAAGTGCCCGTGCAGGTGCCCCGCGCCGGCGGTCTCGTTTTGCATAAGCCGCTGAAGGCCGGCGACGAGGTGATGCTGCATTTCGCCGGCCGCTCTATGGACGGCGCCTGGGACGATGGCAGCGATGTCGATCGCCACCCCGGCCGCATGTCCGATCTGTCCGATGCCTATGCGGTGCCGACCTCGACCTCCAAATCGAAGGAGATGGCGAACCTGCCGGGTGATCGCCTGCACATTGGCACCGAGGATGGGCAATCGGGCTTCCAGATGAAGGATGACGGTTCGTTCGACATCAAGAAGGGTGGCGACACGTTTCTGTCGATCTTCGTCGATTTCCTGAAGGCCTATAAGGACCACAAGCACGGCGGCGTGCCGATGGATCCGCCTGATATCGAAAAAGCGAACCTGCTCCTCCAGCGGGCGCAAGCCATGAAGGCGTCTTGA
- a CDS encoding DUF2612 domain-containing protein: MIQARYAFGEDFRFSRFLDLPFGYVWRAAATLRDETGAAIGPLNCQITGIEPSEIVVSATAAAVASWPRPAPSGERTFYFDYEVSETDGGTVMSSETAQLLVEYNTAFVGDIVSREFQTIPTEYREAHKLLGYMRAVLAEVEAAAQATARIPTFFDIDSAVGDQLTIIGKWLGFPRCHCICIPNPVFGFDCGGADAFPGPIVGFCDGGNWLGCDGGSLGEYCIADDEVYRGFLKARRYQMLGLFDRESLTAAIRHVWGPSAYIIQADRCRVVVAPGRPLGPDEVTRNQILARILPVAPGLSLAFWIDQRPVFGFGDGWAGMCDPPQNPTKVFGFDCGGDYAYNITGFCATGSTWANCVPPAAGRGVWLCPDDAKATC, translated from the coding sequence ATGATCCAGGCGCGCTATGCCTTTGGCGAGGACTTCCGGTTCTCGCGCTTCCTAGACCTGCCGTTTGGCTATGTGTGGCGTGCGGCCGCGACGTTGCGCGATGAGACCGGCGCCGCCATCGGGCCACTGAACTGCCAGATAACGGGCATCGAGCCGAGCGAGATCGTCGTTTCAGCCACGGCCGCCGCGGTTGCGAGCTGGCCTCGGCCGGCACCAAGCGGCGAGCGGACGTTCTATTTCGACTATGAGGTGTCCGAGACGGATGGCGGTACGGTCATGTCGTCGGAAACCGCCCAGCTGCTCGTCGAATATAACACGGCCTTCGTAGGGGACATCGTTTCGCGCGAGTTCCAAACCATCCCGACCGAATACCGCGAGGCGCACAAGCTGCTCGGGTATATGCGGGCAGTGTTGGCGGAAGTCGAGGCGGCAGCGCAGGCCACCGCACGGATCCCGACCTTCTTCGATATCGACAGCGCCGTCGGCGATCAGTTGACGATCATCGGCAAATGGCTGGGCTTCCCGCGCTGCCACTGCATCTGCATTCCCAATCCGGTGTTCGGCTTCGATTGCGGCGGAGCGGATGCCTTTCCTGGTCCCATCGTCGGCTTCTGCGACGGCGGCAACTGGCTCGGCTGCGATGGTGGTTCCCTCGGCGAGTACTGCATCGCCGATGACGAGGTCTATCGTGGCTTCCTGAAGGCCCGGCGCTATCAGATGCTCGGCTTGTTCGACCGCGAGAGTCTGACAGCGGCTATTCGTCATGTGTGGGGGCCGAGCGCCTACATTATTCAAGCCGATCGCTGCCGCGTCGTCGTGGCACCCGGCCGGCCGCTTGGCCCAGACGAAGTGACCCGCAATCAGATCCTCGCGCGCATCCTGCCTGTCGCGCCGGGACTCTCGCTGGCCTTCTGGATTGATCAGCGCCCGGTGTTCGGCTTCGGCGACGGCTGGGCCGGCATGTGCGACCCGCCCCAGAACCCGACGAAGGTGTTCGGTTTCGATTGCGGCGGCGACTACGCCTACAACATCACCGGTTTCTGCGCCACAGGCAGCACCTGGGCGAACTGTGTTCCGCCGGCCGCTGGCCGGGGCGTCTGGCTTTGTCCGGACGATGCCAAAGCAACCTGCTGA
- a CDS encoding LamG-like jellyroll fold domain-containing protein, translating to MADLAPQLLAAMKGDKGLYPDGVFTLIKSYRKDSIVKWDGSQWRALQLVPAGTMPVVGAYWERWIDGTPVADAAQVASDRVLSQAAAATASAAMDSVSALALQVAGYTSAAQIAAQSAAAVSGLANLSAALRAILLDPNTVAVHVYDTRRDADGGGWVRVLNNSIINEPLNTATRGSRRDLPTLIYVVVTSTAVNILDGDDPSAPMWAIWQALGAGATTNFFSGGGLSGGTVSVTACQGAIGIGHSAYGLWIIDLISERCSRVVAGSSAVVGLYLGNLADRNAGKGFDGVNGLHFEGTRIALTSFNVNHVAMTVIPQTLPNSNRFGLPNPTIFVATESGTNVIRPDGTVVNSVNTGQVKRVAITDDSTLYMKFGGGDTSLIMIPYPNYLTASFTGTLLSAGTVPATMYNLWRVGNNGAMVPLSNGRVAFAANTSGGISIFDRDKGSIVRSLVTYIDDYRNSGWLPTGIKAAFAESTKVSAQLTGATIFFDYFSDNDASDWSSTFGAVISGVGGELSVAVGSMSATNYARKTISGFTIGQSYAVIFKYRTDGTHGARFSVFDGVNTSLGLATGATSSVTYVTGRLSFTAVSTSVELRCIVDHPTPTMGAKTSFGDIVVKEVVGDRSVARIDLPGNFAELAGSVNRAAVAVGAELACYSNLNASNGYLFVTNTGGMFNVGTGDFCAAVWFLRTNGAASESIFHFTDQAGGASDGRGLNTNWNLYIPNTGVVTCATRDQAGVIGGGVITDSLVVGAWSFIVMQKRGTRLECYVNGRLAGFWSVSGNLTNSAANLLIGAMFYNGVVGYRPQGSIALPRVSIGSAPSSDQIVAMYRDEIGLFQPNAKCLLQGGYVVQDLSRDRDTDLLYVAKSIGGTDVFQGLVNKGTILSTASSNLIPGSGRLACWTTTSGSSIGVPVASNINWGSGKLLPLIETSANVAHYIAVENVTIPNVVCAMIIPIKSAGRGLAWVSSTAIPASFWVNLATGALSNLAGCTALPTIDLGNGIMGVQVNVTGNGVLGSIRTGASTIVNATIYAGVDGQTATLVGDPVIRTGAAAFTANDFVPSLSRSDNHKFVSAHDGNVLIGTAAGADIIMPALPLRSGVRARRAVASYDPNFSEFDGRGTSDVTPTYLGNPFYVPEGGKVHFHININGMVPGGTATDRATRPVVGYAYRNVGDANATVVIPTGGIPIDKTSGTMDAGVVAGSGGWVYPYGSGKAATQLEWFGNQRLKRGAA from the coding sequence ATGGCTGATCTTGCCCCGCAGCTCCTGGCCGCCATGAAAGGTGACAAGGGCCTCTATCCAGATGGCGTGTTCACGCTGATCAAGTCCTATCGCAAGGACTCCATCGTCAAATGGGATGGCAGCCAGTGGCGTGCGCTGCAACTCGTTCCGGCAGGCACGATGCCGGTTGTCGGTGCCTATTGGGAACGCTGGATCGATGGGACGCCGGTGGCCGATGCTGCCCAGGTCGCCTCCGATCGGGTTCTGTCTCAGGCTGCCGCGGCGACGGCCTCGGCCGCGATGGACAGCGTCTCGGCGCTCGCGCTCCAGGTCGCCGGCTATACCAGCGCCGCTCAAATCGCGGCGCAGTCGGCGGCGGCCGTGTCTGGCCTCGCGAACTTGTCGGCGGCCTTGCGCGCGATCCTTCTCGATCCGAATACGGTTGCAGTCCATGTCTATGACACTCGCCGCGACGCGGACGGCGGCGGGTGGGTCCGCGTGCTTAACAACTCGATCATCAACGAGCCTTTGAATACCGCGACTCGTGGATCGCGCAGAGACCTGCCGACCCTGATCTATGTAGTGGTGACGAGTACGGCGGTTAATATCTTGGATGGGGATGACCCGAGCGCGCCCATGTGGGCCATTTGGCAGGCACTTGGTGCCGGTGCTACAACCAACTTCTTTTCGGGCGGAGGGCTCAGCGGCGGAACGGTCAGTGTGACGGCTTGCCAAGGTGCAATCGGCATTGGTCACTCAGCTTATGGCCTTTGGATCATCGACTTGATTTCCGAACGTTGCTCGCGCGTTGTTGCGGGGTCGAGCGCGGTAGTTGGACTGTATCTCGGAAATCTAGCCGATAGGAATGCTGGTAAGGGCTTTGATGGAGTGAACGGACTTCACTTTGAGGGCACCCGCATTGCTCTCACCAGTTTTAATGTGAATCATGTCGCGATGACGGTTATTCCCCAGACGCTACCAAATTCGAACCGCTTCGGTTTGCCGAACCCGACGATTTTTGTGGCGACGGAGTCCGGGACGAATGTCATTCGTCCGGACGGCACCGTAGTGAATTCGGTCAACACGGGTCAGGTTAAGCGTGTTGCTATTACCGACGATAGCACTTTGTACATGAAGTTCGGCGGCGGCGACACGTCACTCATCATGATCCCGTACCCCAACTATCTAACCGCGTCGTTCACGGGGACTCTTCTCTCGGCCGGCACCGTTCCAGCCACCATGTACAATCTTTGGAGAGTCGGAAATAACGGCGCGATGGTACCGTTGAGCAACGGCCGAGTTGCCTTTGCAGCAAACACGTCTGGAGGAATTAGTATCTTCGATCGTGACAAGGGCTCTATCGTCAGGAGTCTTGTCACCTATATCGATGATTATAGGAACTCTGGTTGGCTCCCCACTGGGATCAAGGCTGCCTTTGCGGAGAGCACGAAGGTGTCGGCTCAGCTAACCGGAGCAACGATCTTCTTCGACTATTTCAGTGATAATGATGCGTCAGATTGGTCGTCGACGTTCGGCGCTGTTATCTCCGGTGTGGGAGGAGAACTAAGCGTCGCCGTCGGCAGCATGTCGGCGACCAACTATGCTCGAAAGACTATCTCGGGGTTCACTATTGGGCAGTCATATGCAGTCATCTTTAAATATAGAACTGACGGAACCCATGGCGCACGTTTCAGCGTCTTCGATGGGGTCAATACCAGCCTTGGGCTGGCGACCGGTGCCACCTCATCGGTCACATATGTGACCGGCCGCTTGTCGTTTACGGCTGTGTCCACCAGTGTTGAGCTTCGCTGCATCGTTGATCACCCCACTCCGACGATGGGAGCGAAAACGAGTTTCGGCGATATTGTGGTCAAGGAGGTTGTTGGAGACCGATCGGTTGCACGCATTGATCTGCCCGGCAACTTCGCCGAACTCGCCGGCTCGGTGAACCGGGCCGCTGTTGCGGTAGGTGCGGAGCTGGCTTGCTACAGCAACTTGAACGCGAGCAATGGCTATCTGTTTGTGACGAACACAGGTGGCATGTTTAATGTCGGAACAGGGGATTTCTGCGCAGCTGTCTGGTTCCTCCGTACAAACGGTGCTGCCAGCGAAAGCATTTTCCATTTTACCGATCAAGCCGGTGGCGCGAGCGACGGCCGAGGGCTTAATACAAATTGGAATCTGTACATCCCAAATACCGGGGTAGTCACCTGCGCCACCCGAGATCAAGCCGGAGTAATTGGCGGCGGTGTAATCACAGACTCATTGGTCGTCGGTGCTTGGTCCTTCATCGTCATGCAGAAGCGCGGGACGCGCCTCGAATGTTACGTCAACGGGCGACTCGCCGGCTTCTGGAGCGTTTCAGGAAACCTCACAAACTCAGCCGCCAACCTGCTTATTGGCGCTATGTTTTACAATGGAGTTGTCGGATATCGTCCGCAGGGTTCAATTGCCCTGCCGCGCGTATCGATTGGAAGCGCCCCGTCATCGGATCAAATCGTCGCAATGTATCGCGACGAGATTGGACTTTTTCAACCGAACGCCAAGTGCCTGCTACAGGGGGGCTATGTGGTTCAAGATCTTTCCCGTGATCGCGATACAGATCTTCTTTATGTCGCCAAATCGATCGGTGGGACGGACGTATTTCAGGGTCTGGTCAACAAAGGAACGATCCTCAGTACGGCGTCGAGCAATCTTATCCCCGGTTCGGGTAGACTCGCTTGCTGGACCACCACCAGCGGCTCGTCAATAGGCGTGCCTGTCGCGAGCAATATCAATTGGGGCTCCGGCAAACTACTGCCGCTGATCGAAACGTCGGCGAATGTTGCCCATTATATTGCTGTTGAGAACGTTACGATTCCCAATGTCGTCTGCGCCATGATCATACCTATCAAGTCTGCCGGACGTGGGTTGGCCTGGGTGTCCTCCACTGCAATCCCCGCGTCCTTCTGGGTCAATTTGGCGACAGGAGCACTCAGCAATCTAGCAGGATGCACCGCGTTGCCTACTATCGACCTCGGCAATGGGATCATGGGCGTTCAAGTTAACGTGACGGGCAACGGGGTGTTGGGCTCAATCCGTACCGGTGCCTCCACCATTGTCAATGCAACTATCTATGCCGGCGTGGACGGTCAGACAGCAACTCTCGTTGGCGATCCAGTGATCCGTACCGGTGCGGCTGCATTCACTGCCAACGATTTCGTCCCATCCTTGTCTAGGAGCGACAATCACAAGTTCGTCTCAGCTCATGACGGCAACGTCCTGATCGGTACCGCTGCCGGCGCAGACATCATCATGCCCGCTTTGCCGCTGCGCAGTGGTGTCCGTGCCCGGCGTGCTGTGGCGTCCTATGATCCTAACTTCAGCGAATTCGATGGTCGTGGGACGTCTGATGTTACGCCGACATACCTTGGTAATCCGTTCTATGTGCCGGAGGGAGGTAAGGTGCATTTTCATATTAACATTAACGGAATGGTCCCAGGTGGTACGGCGACTGATCGCGCTACACGCCCTGTCGTGGGGTATGCCTATCGAAACGTTGGCGATGCCAACGCTACCGTGGTGATCCCAACTGGTGGAATCCCAATCGATAAGACCTCCGGCACCATGGACGCAGGTGTGGTCGCGGGTTCGGGAGGTTGGGTCTATCCTTATGGCAGCGGTAAGGCTGCAACCCAGCTCGAATGGTTCGGCAACCAGCGGCTCAAGAGGGGAGCGGCATGA